One Danaus plexippus chromosome 29 unlocalized genomic scaffold, MEX_DaPlex mxdp_37, whole genome shotgun sequence DNA segment encodes these proteins:
- the LOC116776975 gene encoding V-type proton ATPase subunit S1 has translation MAFCRLVFPILVLSVVSCFANLQVPVFLWGDLKTSIKSNPLVRVTESEFEDTLKQEIKDHFTVIFVDESLSVEDFSRKNDDGETSFPYLHANIGNSVYLPAVDNPIAALDNLADPEKVDRVKLTENGLSAEFEPESVKILFITLKDARVGESRTSLLRRHNDFMEEMFTKLQNQYGNVVAIYTADFPSWVVPESHSRLRRQAEPLALNQYSINGLKLYVQDLILSVNSEKTHLNTVSSQSSTFNGTDMLTTIGFGENTLTLSFSQKMGYWYFKTVTLEQKAPSQVTEILYPKEEVFSFMDMSYRCGQDVSFTSINDTNVYSVTFSNMKVQPFFKDTNSSIVFGDSVNCVGFFSVPIWSGLFVVFILLAITFYGILMMMDIRTMDRFDDPKGKTITINANE, from the exons atggcGTTTTGCCGTTTAGTGTTCCCTATATTAGTGCTAAGTGTCGTGTCCTGCTTCGCCAACCTGCAGGTACCTGTATTTCTGTGGGGTGATTTGAAAACATCTATAAAATCGAATCCTCTCGTTCGCGTAACTGAAAGCGAATTCGAGGACACGCTTAAACAAGAGATCAAGGACCATTTTACGGTCATTTTCGTCGATGAATCTCTTTCTGTTGAAGATTTTTCACGCAAAAATGACGATGGCGAAACTTCGTTCCCATATCTGCATGCTAACATCGGTAACTCCGTGTACTTACCAGCCGTCGATAACCCAATAGCTGCATTGGACAATTTAGCGGACCCGGAAAAGGTAGATCGAGTCAAGCTAACCGAAAATGGCCTGTCCGCTGAATTTGAACCGGAAAGtgtgaaaattttgttcataacCCTGAAGGACGCGCGCGTTGGTGAGTCAAGGACCAGCTTGCTACGGAGACACAATGACTTCATGGAAGAAATGTTTACTAAACTCCAAAATCAATATGGAAATGTGGTTGCCATATACACGGCTGACTTCCCTTCCTGGGTCGTCCCGGAAAGCCACTCCAGACTTCGACGTCAAGCTGAACCCTTAGCCCTTAACCAGTACTCAATCAACGGCCTCAAACTGTATGTCCAAGACCTGATCCTCTCGGTTAACAGCGAGAAAACACACTTGAACACTGTATCAAGTCAGAGCTCGACATTCAACGGCACAGACATGCTAACGACCATCGGCTTCGGAGAAAACACTCTGACATTGAGCTTTTCTCAGAAAATGGGGTACTGGTATTTTA AAACGGTCACTCTGGAACAGAAGGCACCATCTCAAGTCACCGAGATACTTTACCCTAAGGAAGAGGTGTTCTCCTTCATGGATATGTCATACCGTTGCGGACAGGATGTCTCATTCACCAGCATCAATGACACCAATGTGTACAGCGTCACGTTCTCAAACATGaag gTTCAACCATTCTTCAAAGATACCAATAGTTCGATAGTCTTCGGTGATTCGGTCAACTGCGTTGGATTCTTCAGTGTTCCTATCTGGTCTGGGCTTTTCGTGGTTTTCATACTCCTAGCGATCACCTTCTATGGTATCCTGATGATGATGGACATCCGCACCATGGACCGCTTCGACGACCCCAAGGGAAAAACCATAACAATAAACGCGAACGAGTAA
- the LOC116776977 gene encoding protein TEX261 translates to MFFLYLLSIVSFVIQAVFITLAIAAGLFYLAELVEEYTVTAKYIISWTIIATAAIHIGLIIFEDIPLYFNALGLFQQLLHGLLLRDFPVVRVTSLPFITGVASLILHHYLAFKYFGEVYYGFSEVLAYFTLCLWVVPFALFVSLSANDNVLPTTGERVHLLDDDNVVTDYLSRKSKKYSLLSFFSFAKESILPQRNKKAF, encoded by the exons atgtttttcttatatttattgagtatTGTATCGTTTGTTATACAAGCCGTATTTATAACTCTAGCAATAG CTGCTGGATTATTCTATCTCGCAGAATTAGTTGAAGAGTACACGGTTacagcaaaatatataatatcatggACAATTATT GCGACAGCAGCGATTCACATAGGTCTAATAATATTCGAGGATATACCTCTATACTTTAACGCATTGGGACTTTTTCAACAATTGCTACATGGGCTTCTATTGAGAGATTTTCCAGTCGTCAGAGTGACCAGTCTGCCGTTTATCACAGGCGTCGCTAGCTTAATTCTCCACCACTACCTAGCTTTTAAGTATTTCGGAGAGGTGTATTACGGTTTCTCGGAG GTTTTGGCGTACTTCACTCTATGCCTATGGGTGGTGCCATTCGCCCTGTTCGTGTCGCTGTCAGCAAACGACAACGTACTACCCACGACCGGGGAAAGGGTACATTTACTTG ATGACGATAACGTTGTGACAGATTATTTATCAAGAAAATCAAAGAAGTACAGCCTGCTCTCCTTCTTCAGCTTTGCAAAGGAATCTATATTACCGCAGAGGAATAAAAAGGCTTTCTGA
- the LOC116776974 gene encoding hemolin-like has protein sequence MSRFLPYFLAVCVAVCSGAKLPLQDAQVLKEAPEEVIFRAGKPELVLECATEDKSQAPIRYSWFKNGQLFEPSGEVSQRDNEGTLVFKNPKKDDEGKYQCFAQTEAGTASTRIINVKLAFIDIPKVTLQNHKPIEGKVYQLDCEIPNSYPKPEIQWIYQSVSDPSISRNILDKRITLSPNGVLYFSNVTKEDTSADHKYVCVAKTPAHDGDVILAEHVMEDVQPSSGSNSELVLQYVSNDIIGQVGKVTMIYCIYGGTPLAHPDWYKDGKNVNNSPKDRVTRYNRTAGKRLLIKETWLEDEGNYTCIVDNEVGKPQEHTISVRVVSAPEFTKKPEPKDSTVSGRDVTIPCQVAALPVAKITWTYNAKSLPENDKLVISQTTQGNITVADLTIKNVQNSDTGYYGCRATNQHGDIYAETLLIVQ, from the exons ATGTCGCGATTTTTACCGTATTTTCTGGCTGTATGCGTCGCGGTATGCTCAG GCGCTAAACTGCCTCTGCAAGACGCTCAAGTCCTAAAGGAGGCGCCAGAGGAAGTCATATTTAGAGCTGGGAAGCCAGAATTAGTTCTGGAGTGTGCTACTGAAGACAAGAGTCAAGCACCCATaag GTACAGCTGGTTTAAAAACGGACAGCTTTTCGAACCGTCTGGTGAGGTGAGCCAGAGAGATAACGAAGGTACGCTTGTGTTCAAAAATCCTAAGAAAGATGATGAAGGAAAATATCAGTGCTTCGCTCAGACAGAGGCTGGTACAGCCAGCACTAGAATCATTAACGTAAAGCTCGCTTTCATTGACATACCAAAAGTAACACTCCAGAACCACAAACCCATCGAAGGTAAAGTATACCAACTGGATTGCGAAATACCGAACAGCTATCCGAAACCGGAAATACAGTGGATCTATCAATCCGTATCCGATCCGAGCATATCAAGGAATATCCTAGATAAACGTATCACGCTATCTCCAAATGGTGTGCTGTATTTTTCTAACGTAACAAAGGAAGATACGAGCGCTGATCATAAATACGTGTGTGTTGCAAAGACACCAGCCCACGATGGTGACGTGATCTTGGCGGAACACGTCATGGAAGACGTGCAGCCCAGCAGCGGGTCCAACAGCGAGCTGGTGCTCCAATATGTCAGTAACGATATTATCGGCCAAGTTGGAAAAGTCACTATGATATATTGCATCTATGGCGGAAC TCCCCTCGCCCATCCCGACTGGTACAAAGATGGCAAGAACGTAAACAATAGTCCCAAAGACCGCGTCACCAGATATAACCGGACAGCTGGGAAGAGGCTCCTCATCAAGGAGACCTGGTTAGAGGATGAAGGGAACTACACCTGCATCGTGGACAATGAGGTCGGAAAGCCTCAAGAACATACGATCAGCGTTCGCGTCGTCA GTGCACCAGAGTTCACTAAGAAACCGGAGCCGAAAGACAGCACTGTATCCGGCAGGGATGTGACGATACCTTGCCAAGTTGCAGCACTTCCGGTTGCCAAGATAACATGGACTTACAATGCTAAAAGTTTACCTGAAAACGACAAACTTGTGATTTCACAAACAACACAAGGCAATATCACGGTCGCTGATTTGACCATCAAGAATGTCCAAAACTCTGACACCGGATATTACGGATGCAGAGCCACAAATCAACATGGCGATATCTACGCCGAAACACTGCTGATCGTTcagtaa
- the LOC133318691 gene encoding uncharacterized protein LOC133318691, translating into MSILAIYFLLLGSVVAERDTTPVFILDYDKTLKHVDVNGNPFDKMKSSDFSKIVDDAIKLSHIVIIFVEDSFCSEDISIKDKHGSPYYHLSVGLKEKQVKYLPAVSQPYNTLKRKLPPKDVNIFYLSDGNAQLNLYDHKLDYYYIYFKDNKNDSRASKLRGHDLSMKEVLLVMHQIAKKPTIGFYTGKFNPVMVEKINFKSVKTYPVHRHPGVTISSSGALFRFVGVYSTIGNRRSMFSQIPLVTEESWQKHQLVTRMAYTDFELEFTFDFQTDRWIVESVALLEGGEEVGRTPLRAGAPWSWSYTCSEPLVLVNLRDGSALTISHYQIQPFKNNYLKKDDEGGVGGDDNLDDDPLSDPPGGGGGGGGGSSSNSTKFGKSINCGPYFNAPILAGLMVTAFCISILTYGVVSMYNLRANDRYDDQHGKPLVIAAEAGH; encoded by the exons atgtctatattggctatttatttcttattactgGGTTCAGTGGTTGCTGAACGAGATACGACTCCTGTTTTTATATTGGATTACGACAAAACACTTAAGCACGTAGATGTAAATGGCAATCCTTttgataaaatgaaatcttCGGATTTCTCGAAAATAGTCGACGACGCGATAAAACTGAGCCACATTGTAATCATATTTGTCGAAGACTCGTTTTGCTCTGAAGATATTAGTATAAAAGATAAACATGGCTCTCCCTACTATCACTTGAGTGTAGGTTTAAAGGAAAAGCAAGTGAAATATTTGCCAGCAGTATCCCAGCCGTATAATACTTTGAAAAGGAAATTGCCTCCTAAGGAtgtcaacatattttatttgtccgATGGAAACGCGCAGTTAAATTTATACGACCACAAATTAGACTACTACTATATCTATTTCAAAGATAACAAAAACGATAGCAGAGCGAGTAAGTTGAGGGGTCACGATTTGTCTATGAAGGAAGTGCTTTTAGTGATGCACCAGATAGCTAAGAAACCGACAATAGGGTTTTATACCGGAAAATTTAATCCAGTAATGGTtgaaaagattaattttaaatctgtcaAGACTTATCCAGTCCATAGACATCCCGGCGTTACAATTTCAAGTTCTGGGGCGCTTTTTAGATTTGTCG GTGTCTACTCCACGATTGGCAACCGTCGCTCCATGTTCAGTCAGATACCGCTGGTGACCGAGGAGTCGTGGCAGAAGCATCAGCTCGTCACTAGAATGGCGTACACCGATTTCGAATTGGAATTTACATTTGATTTCCAAACAGATCGTTGGATAGTTG AGAGCGTGGCGCTTTTGGAAGGTGGGGAGGAGGTCGGTCGCACGCCTTTACGCGCGGGCGCTCCTTGGTCGTGGTCTTACACTTGCAGTGAACCGCTGGTTCTGGTCAACTTGAGAGACGGCAGCGCCCTCACCATATCACATTACCAG ATCCAACCCTTCAagaataattacttaaagaaAGATGATGAGGGAGGTGTTGGTGGAGATGATAATTTAGATGACGATCCGCTAAGCGACCCTcctggtggtggtggtggtggggGCGGTGGCAGTTCCAGCAACAGTACAAAATTCGGCAAGTCTATAAACTGCGGGCCGTACTTCAACGCTCCCATCCTCGCTGGGCTTATGGTGACGGCGTTCTGTATCAGCATCTTGACGTACGGCGTCGTGTCTATGTACAACCTTCGCGCGAACGACAGATACGATGACCAACACGGCAAGCCGCTGGTGATAGCCGCTGAGGCCGgacactaa